A region of Deltaproteobacteria bacterium DNA encodes the following proteins:
- a CDS encoding polyhydroxyalkanoate depolymerase, translating to MAQPGDSGPRRGRRQEGAVRRDDGDFRARRGAAAPPREAIEHCPAEDDSGRVGAAAVEVPEPAARIPRSGRHAASLLPSPPASATVRHVIPVLCWPCQSRVGNVDGVYNSYRLGRAWAAPVNSWAGLVQSLWSHPSFPMSRTVLGRAVASASELLERATRRYPKPPFGLGTTLIGSSTVAVREVPWLTTPFCNLVRFERDAARHDPKVLVVAPLSGHHASLLRDTVRQLLPDHDVYVTDWIDARLVPLSAGPFDLDDYIDLLQRFIHGIGSDVHVLAVCQPSVPVLAAISLMSEARDATTPRSMTLMAGPIDTRVNPTQVDRFATSHSLEWFERTVVHRVPAGDPGFLRPVYPGFLQLTAFVSMNPARHADAHRQLYRDLLAGDEESAEAHRRFYDDYLAVMDVPAEYYLMTVAGVFQRHDLARGAMTWRGKVPIHPAAIRRTALMTVEGENDDITSVGQTSAAHGLCTSIPSDRRVLYRQAGAGHYGVFSGGRWREQIAPRFASFIRRS from the coding sequence ATGGCCCAGCCAGGTGATTCGGGGCCGCGACGCGGGCGTCGCCAGGAGGGCGCGGTCCGGAGAGACGACGGGGACTTCCGCGCGCGCCGGGGAGCGGCGGCGCCGCCCCGCGAGGCGATCGAGCACTGCCCAGCGGAAGACGACTCCGGGCGGGTGGGCGCCGCTGCCGTCGAGGTTCCGGAACCGGCCGCCAGAATCCCGCGGAGCGGAAGACATGCGGCGAGTCTACTACCGAGTCCACCGGCGTCCGCCACGGTGCGACATGTGATCCCTGTCCTTTGCTGGCCATGCCAATCCCGAGTGGGTAACGTCGATGGCGTGTACAACTCCTACCGGTTGGGTCGCGCGTGGGCCGCGCCAGTCAACTCCTGGGCAGGCCTGGTTCAGAGCCTCTGGTCCCATCCGTCGTTTCCCATGTCGCGGACCGTGCTCGGCCGCGCCGTCGCCTCCGCCAGCGAGCTTCTGGAGCGCGCCACCCGGCGCTATCCGAAGCCGCCGTTCGGCCTCGGAACCACCCTGATCGGCAGCAGCACGGTTGCCGTGCGCGAAGTGCCGTGGCTGACCACGCCCTTCTGCAACCTGGTCCGGTTCGAGCGCGATGCCGCCCGCCATGACCCGAAGGTGCTGGTGGTCGCGCCTCTCTCCGGACACCACGCATCGCTGCTTCGCGACACGGTGAGGCAGCTGCTTCCCGATCACGACGTCTACGTCACCGACTGGATCGATGCCCGCTTGGTGCCTCTCTCGGCCGGCCCCTTCGATCTGGACGATTACATCGATCTGCTGCAGCGCTTCATCCACGGCATCGGTTCCGACGTGCACGTCCTCGCGGTCTGCCAGCCGAGCGTTCCGGTGCTTGCGGCGATCTCGCTGATGAGCGAGGCGCGGGATGCGACAACGCCGCGGTCCATGACCTTGATGGCGGGCCCCATCGACACGCGGGTCAATCCCACGCAGGTGGACCGCTTCGCCACCAGCCATTCCCTCGAATGGTTCGAGCGCACAGTCGTGCACCGCGTTCCCGCGGGCGATCCCGGATTCTTGCGCCCCGTCTATCCGGGGTTCCTGCAGCTCACTGCCTTCGTGTCGATGAATCCCGCGCGTCATGCCGATGCGCACCGCCAACTCTACCGCGACCTGCTTGCGGGCGATGAAGAGAGCGCCGAAGCCCATCGACGGTTCTACGACGACTATCTTGCCGTGATGGACGTTCCGGCGGAGTACTATCTCATGACCGTCGCCGGCGTTTTCCAGAGGCACGATCTCGCGCGCGGCGCGATGACCTGGCGTGGCAAGGTTCCGATCCACCCAGCAGCCATCCGCAGGACGGCGCTGATGACCGTTGAAGGCGAGAACGACGACATCACCTCGGTGGGCCAGACTTCGGCGGCGCACGGGCTCTGCACCTCAATCCCCTCCGACCGCAGGGTGCTGTACCGCCAGGCCGGTGCGGGACATTACGGCGTGTTCAGCGGCGGGCGGTGGAGGGAACAGATCGCTCCGCGCTTCGCCTCGTTCATCCGGCGGTCCTGA
- a CDS encoding (Fe-S)-binding protein: MAPVLATLLIVAGLSVFAWILSFRVRPLLFARPDVRWDDAPTRTEKLLLYGFGQKRMPSKPERPAGAAHIWIFIAFIVAQLGTLTSFGLAYDPAFHLPFLAHESRVGQVYLYVKDLIDLLGTAGCAVFLYYRLVQKKERMTLSWEGVFILCMILGVLWSDVLIDAATLARSAGEVPWYLPVSGKVAQWFLYGMPPRTATHVMTVGVLLHIAIVMAFLNFLPLGKHFHIITGLPTVFFQRLTPQGQLSKLDLENSEKFGVARLTDLSWKEILDTYSCTECGRCQTYCPTYDTGKPLTHKEMNRAIRHHAEQMAERMPLPLAQLARRLNRIPPVTGGGSSVVGSSVGHGDGHPQADPATGSEGAFAQSSLQLPAALMEQMPPLVGDGGVIPDETVWACTTCGWCEQACPVFIEHLPRIVDMRRNLVLMESRFPEEAARVFKGMETQGNPWGMGSNRRAEWCADLDVPVAAALDPEALKGFEYLFFVGCAGSFDERQKKVSRALVKILKSAGVTFCVLGEEETCNGDSARRLGNEYLFQALAQQNVETLNRYAIKKIITQCPHCFNTLGNEYPQFGGHFQVLHHSEVIAKLVADGRLRPGEAQLDAPVTYHDSCYLARHNGISEAPRQALVSLGIEVREMERNRTETFCCGAGGGRMWLEETLGQRINQNRVDEAAKTLGGRGTIATSCPFCLTMIKDGIGETGRSEAMEAKDIAELIAQSIP, translated from the coding sequence ATGGCGCCCGTCCTCGCAACGCTGCTCATCGTCGCCGGTCTGTCGGTATTCGCCTGGATCCTCTCGTTCCGCGTCCGGCCGCTTCTCTTCGCGCGGCCGGACGTGCGCTGGGACGACGCGCCCACGCGGACCGAGAAGCTCCTGCTCTATGGCTTCGGACAGAAACGGATGCCGTCCAAGCCGGAGCGGCCCGCCGGCGCGGCGCACATCTGGATCTTCATCGCCTTCATCGTCGCGCAGCTCGGGACGCTGACGTCGTTCGGCCTGGCCTACGATCCGGCCTTCCACCTGCCGTTCCTCGCGCACGAGTCGCGCGTCGGCCAGGTCTACCTCTACGTCAAGGACCTCATCGACCTGCTCGGCACGGCGGGCTGCGCCGTCTTCCTCTATTACCGGCTGGTGCAGAAGAAGGAGCGGATGACGCTTTCCTGGGAGGGCGTCTTCATCCTCTGCATGATCCTCGGCGTCCTCTGGAGCGACGTCCTCATCGACGCCGCCACGCTGGCACGTAGCGCCGGCGAGGTGCCCTGGTACCTGCCCGTCTCGGGGAAGGTCGCGCAGTGGTTCCTCTACGGGATGCCGCCGCGGACGGCGACCCACGTGATGACTGTGGGCGTCCTGCTGCATATCGCCATCGTGATGGCGTTCCTCAACTTCCTGCCGCTGGGAAAGCACTTCCACATCATCACCGGGCTTCCCACCGTGTTCTTCCAGCGGCTCACTCCGCAGGGGCAGTTGTCGAAGCTGGACCTGGAGAACAGCGAGAAGTTCGGCGTCGCCAGGCTCACCGACCTCTCCTGGAAGGAGATCCTCGACACCTACTCCTGCACCGAGTGCGGGCGGTGCCAGACGTACTGCCCGACGTACGACACGGGGAAGCCGCTGACGCACAAGGAAATGAACCGCGCCATCCGGCACCACGCCGAGCAGATGGCGGAAAGGATGCCGCTGCCGCTGGCGCAGCTGGCGCGGAGGCTGAACCGCATTCCTCCGGTGACCGGCGGCGGTAGCTCGGTGGTGGGTAGCTCGGTTGGCCACGGCGACGGCCACCCGCAGGCCGACCCCGCGACGGGATCGGAGGGCGCGTTCGCGCAGAGCTCGCTGCAGCTCCCTGCCGCGCTGATGGAACAGATGCCCCCGCTGGTGGGAGACGGCGGCGTGATCCCCGACGAGACGGTCTGGGCGTGCACCACCTGCGGCTGGTGCGAGCAGGCTTGCCCGGTGTTCATCGAGCATCTCCCGCGCATCGTCGACATGCGCCGGAACCTGGTCCTGATGGAGAGCCGCTTTCCCGAGGAGGCGGCGCGCGTGTTCAAGGGAATGGAGACGCAGGGAAATCCCTGGGGCATGGGCAGCAACCGGCGGGCCGAGTGGTGCGCCGATCTCGACGTGCCCGTGGCCGCGGCGCTGGATCCGGAGGCCCTCAAGGGCTTCGAGTACCTGTTCTTCGTCGGCTGCGCGGGCAGTTTCGACGAGCGGCAGAAGAAGGTCTCCCGCGCGCTGGTGAAGATCCTCAAGTCGGCCGGCGTGACGTTCTGCGTGCTCGGCGAGGAGGAAACCTGCAACGGCGACTCCGCCCGCCGCCTCGGCAATGAGTACCTCTTCCAGGCGCTCGCCCAGCAGAACGTGGAGACGCTGAACCGCTACGCGATCAAGAAGATCATCACCCAGTGCCCGCACTGCTTCAATACGCTCGGCAACGAGTACCCGCAGTTCGGCGGGCACTTCCAGGTGCTGCACCACTCCGAGGTGATCGCGAAGCTCGTCGCCGACGGGCGGCTGCGTCCGGGCGAGGCGCAACTCGACGCGCCCGTGACCTACCACGATAGCTGCTACCTGGCGCGGCACAACGGCATCAGCGAGGCGCCCCGGCAGGCGCTGGTGTCGCTCGGCATCGAGGTGCGGGAGATGGAGCGCAACCGCACCGAGACGTTCTGCTGCGGAGCGGGCGGCGGGCGGATGTGGCTGGAGGAAACGCTCGGCCAGCGCATCAACCAGAACCGCGTCGACGAGGCGGCGAAAACGCTGGGCGGCAGGGGCACCATCGCCACCAGTTGCCCCTTCTGCCTCACCATGATCAAGGATGGAATCGGCGAGACCGGACGGAGCGAGGCCATGGAAGCGAAGGACATCGCCGAGCTGATCGCGCAGTCGATCCCGTGA
- a CDS encoding GNAT family N-acetyltransferase: MSGVVTVRRFELRDLDAAARFSDAARALDAYVEPFGQRLAVIATGSRAALDLWRVAAGEDQGLYGIAFSALRESAPGPLYDFYVAVHPSMRRQGLGRALSEPALSARARLRARVRDDAFAGRAFATALGFVETGAQLSLQWGGGKVEVPPMPALRIRAATRRDEPALRRLSNDAWVDTAEANFSRADEIAELFAEEGRLVLLAESEGKPMGYLSAVQLGRTLGIEEVAVLPQSRRMGVGRALLGHAMAKTQGAVLSVSEANKPARALYRSLGFRQTARRLVLERQSRPPQAATS, encoded by the coding sequence GTGAGCGGCGTCGTCACGGTGCGGCGGTTCGAGCTCCGCGACCTCGACGCGGCAGCCCGCTTCTCCGACGCCGCCCGTGCACTCGACGCCTACGTCGAGCCGTTCGGCCAGCGGCTGGCAGTGATCGCGACGGGATCGCGCGCGGCGCTCGATCTCTGGCGCGTCGCCGCCGGGGAGGATCAGGGGCTGTACGGCATCGCCTTCTCCGCGCTGCGCGAATCTGCGCCGGGACCGCTCTACGACTTCTACGTTGCCGTCCATCCCTCGATGCGTCGTCAGGGGCTCGGGCGCGCGCTGAGCGAACCGGCGTTGAGCGCCAGGGCGAGGTTGCGCGCTCGCGTCCGCGACGACGCCTTCGCCGGCCGGGCATTCGCAACGGCGCTGGGATTCGTGGAGACTGGCGCGCAGCTCTCGTTGCAGTGGGGCGGCGGCAAGGTGGAAGTTCCGCCGATGCCCGCGTTGCGCATCCGGGCCGCGACCCGACGCGACGAGCCGGCCCTGCGCAGGCTCTCCAACGACGCCTGGGTCGACACGGCTGAGGCGAATTTTTCCCGCGCGGACGAGATCGCGGAGTTGTTCGCGGAGGAGGGCCGCCTCGTCCTCCTCGCCGAGTCCGAGGGAAAGCCGATGGGCTATCTCTCCGCGGTGCAACTCGGACGCACGCTCGGGATCGAGGAGGTGGCGGTGCTGCCGCAATCCCGTCGGATGGGAGTCGGGCGCGCGCTGCTCGGACACGCCATGGCCAAGACGCAGGGCGCGGTGCTTTCGGTGAGCGAGGCGAACAAGCCGGCGCGCGCCCTGTATCGGTCTCTCGGGTTCCGGCAGACGGCGCGGCGGTTGGTGCTGGAACGACAGTCGCGGCCGCCGCAGGCGGCTACGTCTTAG